The Petrocella atlantisensis genome has a window encoding:
- a CDS encoding sensor histidine kinase: protein MTTPQLQLWLAYMTINLWIIIPPIMMCIRSKDKSMINKILWIILLCVFNLPAVMIYLFTHKSEPDKMTLAINKAIKDLEHHLIFIGLVLVFEVISLILLSRNEDRTQVLMLLIMSVMLIFMNHYLILDKDKRIYQVIPFLQVLAITGVDLFSANRDFKIIIIVVVLSVLNEYPVRFSKIFSILTLLFYLGTSITLQIQEGQLGQVEMLVYAIRNTITYSLVIISFYIGKKQLFLNHQLKEMTQTLKDKNKELEEISILKERSRIAREIHDTLGHTLTGAIVQLEVARKMVKVDEDKAIEAIDKTQKITRDGFAEVKRAIKALRPIMIEDSSLEEALQALIEKTQNHCQVVIDAKVENDIIQEENVKITIYRIIQEAITNSIRHGEATEIKIIIEKADENAIMIQVTDNGRGCETISEGYGLKGIKERVGLLGGKMMVHSEYGKGFDMALTLNQKT, encoded by the coding sequence ATGACAACACCACAACTTCAATTATGGTTGGCTTATATGACCATCAATCTATGGATTATCATCCCACCAATCATGATGTGTATTCGTTCTAAGGACAAGTCGATGATCAACAAAATCTTATGGATCATACTACTTTGTGTCTTTAATTTGCCAGCGGTTATGATTTATCTGTTTACACATAAGTCAGAGCCTGATAAAATGACCCTAGCAATAAACAAAGCAATAAAAGATCTTGAGCACCACCTTATTTTTATTGGCTTGGTTCTGGTATTTGAAGTCATATCACTTATTCTTTTAAGCAGGAATGAGGATCGTACTCAAGTCCTAATGTTACTGATTATGAGTGTAATGTTGATTTTTATGAATCATTATTTGATTCTTGATAAAGACAAAAGGATATATCAAGTAATACCATTCCTACAGGTTTTAGCAATTACTGGTGTAGATCTCTTTTCTGCTAATCGAGATTTCAAGATTATCATCATTGTGGTAGTGCTTAGTGTATTAAATGAATATCCGGTACGATTTTCTAAAATTTTTTCCATATTAACCTTGTTGTTTTATTTGGGAACGTCTATAACCCTTCAGATACAGGAAGGGCAACTTGGCCAAGTGGAAATGTTGGTATATGCTATTAGAAATACAATTACCTATAGTCTGGTTATTATTTCTTTCTATATTGGCAAAAAACAACTTTTCCTGAACCATCAGTTAAAAGAAATGACACAGACTTTAAAAGATAAAAATAAAGAACTTGAGGAAATCAGTATCCTTAAAGAACGCAGTCGTATAGCAAGAGAGATACACGATACCTTAGGACATACATTAACAGGGGCCATCGTACAATTAGAGGTAGCTAGAAAAATGGTAAAAGTAGATGAGGACAAGGCGATTGAAGCCATAGATAAGACACAGAAAATCACACGGGATGGTTTTGCAGAGGTTAAACGGGCCATAAAGGCACTAAGGCCGATTATGATTGAAGACAGTTCGCTTGAAGAAGCACTGCAAGCGCTTATTGAAAAAACCCAGAATCATTGTCAAGTCGTTATAGATGCCAAAGTTGAAAATGATATTATTCAAGAAGAAAATGTCAAGATTACCATATACCGTATTATTCAGGAGGCCATCACCAACAGTATAAGACATGGCGAAGCCACAGAAATTAAGATTATAATTGAAAAAGCGGATGAAAATGCCATCATGATTCAAGTTACGGACAATGGTAGAGGTTGTGAGACTATCTCAGAAGGCTATGGACTAAAAGGTATCAAGGAACGGGTTGGGCTACTTGGCGGCAAAATGATGGTACACTCTGAATATGGAAAAGGCTTTGATATGGCCTTAACCCTTAATCAGAAGACATAG
- a CDS encoding D-alanyl-D-alanine carboxypeptidase family protein, whose translation MMGKRSTILRTITIVAIFVLIGLDPSGPSHISYATVHPPSLAAEGAILMDGDTGQVLYEKNAHKTFYPASITKLMTALVASKYLNPSDTITFSRNAVLSIEFGSSHIGMREGETISVEAAMHGLLMSSANDVANGIAEKTSGSIEDFAKAMTAEAKALGALNSNFVNPHGLQNEDQYTTAYDMGLIMKEIIKNQFLVDIMGKTLYEIPPTNKVDEVRYLAQGHKMINERKDVNIYREDVIAGKTGYTTSSGHTLVTVSKRDGRTLIAVTLKTNAANLYSDTNKLFDYGYEAFEAVELEPSDYIQTLPIMKDGVVIGKADLSMLEPVRMFLKSGHSKEDITLETVLPEALTEEASMNQEAGKLIISIGEEAIGEWPLEITELEYDDIGNESVEENIEKKELEMIEVIKFIILIATVTIVVKTSTFGKFH comes from the coding sequence ATGATGGGTAAAAGAAGTACAATATTAAGAACCATAACGATAGTGGCTATATTTGTTTTAATCGGATTAGATCCATCAGGACCATCTCATATATCTTATGCAACCGTTCATCCGCCCAGCTTAGCTGCGGAAGGCGCTATTCTAATGGATGGCGATACAGGTCAGGTACTTTACGAAAAAAATGCCCATAAAACATTCTATCCAGCGAGTATTACAAAGCTGATGACAGCTTTGGTTGCTTCCAAATATTTAAACCCTTCTGACACCATAACCTTTTCGAGAAATGCAGTTTTAAGCATTGAGTTTGGCAGCAGTCATATTGGTATGCGTGAAGGTGAAACCATTAGTGTAGAAGCGGCCATGCATGGTTTATTGATGTCTTCTGCTAATGATGTGGCCAATGGTATCGCAGAAAAAACCAGCGGCAGTATTGAAGATTTTGCAAAAGCCATGACCGCTGAGGCAAAAGCTCTAGGTGCCCTGAACTCCAATTTTGTTAACCCTCATGGTTTGCAAAACGAAGATCAGTATACCACTGCTTATGATATGGGTCTGATTATGAAAGAAATAATAAAAAATCAATTTTTAGTCGATATTATGGGTAAAACCTTATATGAGATTCCTCCGACCAATAAAGTGGATGAAGTCAGATATTTGGCCCAAGGTCACAAGATGATTAATGAACGTAAAGATGTGAACATATATAGAGAAGATGTTATAGCCGGTAAAACAGGCTATACCACAAGCTCAGGACATACACTGGTTACAGTATCAAAAAGAGACGGCCGTACCTTAATTGCGGTAACCCTAAAGACCAACGCCGCCAATCTATATAGTGACACCAATAAGCTTTTTGATTATGGCTATGAGGCTTTTGAGGCGGTAGAACTTGAACCCTCTGATTATATACAGACCCTTCCTATTATGAAGGATGGTGTTGTTATAGGAAAAGCCGACCTATCTATGCTTGAACCGGTGCGCATGTTTCTGAAATCAGGTCACTCAAAAGAGGATATCACTCTGGAAACGGTGTTGCCGGAAGCTCTGACAGAAGAAGCTAGTATGAATCAAGAAGCAGGTAAACTCATCATCTCAATCGGTGAAGAAGCTATTGGAGAATGGCCACTTGAGATTACAGAACTTGAATATGATGATATAGGAAATGAAAGCGTTGAAGAAAATATAGAAAAAAAAGAGTTGGAAATGATTGAAGTGATAAAATTCATCATTCTTATTGCTACAGTAACCATTGTAGTTAAAACCAGCACCTTTGGTAAATTTCATTAG
- a CDS encoding S-layer homology domain-containing protein: protein MKKTFTVIGLLTTIILVVGLASNSVQAASYTDVSDKDWFKADLSHISAESRDILKGYPDGTFKPANPLQVDQFIKCLVVAAGHNILQNEEGYWAKNHIDKAIELGYVQPGDFDNYRRRINREEMATLVSRTIEDLETTGYTKSKEIEGSLMDSYMVEGKHKENVLKVYELGIITGYPDGTFKPEVTLTRAEGIAVIRRIIDKGARKPYTSKGTNYADHFKGGKLWVDPVKESDEKNIAADLNMIESDRVYFDKDGRGEHKDHLAVMIRYTEYGKQADQLKDLERLLKRRLSDDHVQTILDYIKHKDGWRTLLEEENKWYYMDSYEVVVVDDRQMKGSKFERSLEVTIQMWYR from the coding sequence ATGAAGAAAACATTTACGGTTATAGGTTTACTAACAACAATCATCTTGGTGGTCGGACTGGCAAGTAACTCAGTCCAAGCAGCATCTTACACAGATGTAAGTGATAAAGATTGGTTTAAGGCGGATCTTAGTCACATCAGTGCAGAGTCAAGAGATATTCTAAAAGGCTATCCTGATGGTACATTCAAGCCGGCGAATCCTCTCCAAGTGGACCAGTTTATCAAGTGTCTGGTTGTAGCAGCCGGACATAACATTCTACAGAATGAAGAAGGTTATTGGGCTAAGAACCACATCGACAAAGCTATAGAACTTGGTTATGTTCAGCCGGGCGACTTTGATAACTATAGAAGAAGGATTAACCGAGAAGAGATGGCCACCTTAGTCAGTCGTACCATAGAAGATCTTGAGACCACAGGTTATACCAAGTCAAAAGAAATAGAAGGGTCTCTCATGGACAGTTATATGGTAGAGGGCAAACATAAAGAAAATGTGTTGAAAGTCTATGAACTGGGCATCATTACAGGGTATCCCGACGGTACCTTCAAGCCAGAGGTGACCTTAACAAGGGCAGAAGGTATAGCGGTCATCAGGCGCATCATTGATAAAGGTGCAAGAAAACCTTATACAAGCAAAGGCACCAACTACGCCGACCACTTCAAAGGTGGCAAGCTATGGGTGGATCCGGTTAAAGAAAGCGATGAGAAGAACATTGCAGCAGACTTGAATATGATTGAAAGTGATAGGGTTTATTTTGATAAGGATGGTCGAGGTGAACACAAAGATCATCTGGCGGTGATGATAAGATATACAGAATACGGAAAGCAAGCCGACCAGCTTAAAGACTTGGAAAGGCTTTTAAAAAGACGCTTGTCAGATGACCATGTACAAACAATACTCGATTATATTAAGCATAAAGATGGTTGGCGTACACTGTTGGAAGAAGAAAATAAATGGTACTATATGGACAGTTATGAAGTTGTAGTAGTTGATGACCGACAAATGAAAGGGTCAAAATTTGAACGTTCATTGGAAGTTACAATTCAGATGTGGTACAGATAA
- a CDS encoding DUF5704 domain-containing protein, translated as MIKRIISIISSLLFSIIFFDASSTIVESSNVIDIFRPALGIEETMQEANKELDLLFKRDYFFYRFYDSETNTYVEIDANEDIWQEYGIFSTKSPSGKYKFINELQAYQDIPNNQWEFIGFNIMPEPVPNPYYTPDSVPKTQIMGRWKWVQKPEEVYKDGNALTGYLSKSYKDALTPTDRDELANQIIAALKVKYGPLFDEDMAKAEGTDVWLGRAGIIIPPTKVSRGVVRLWHSNGDWYTSITLNPLYHFVPDFKILYDGMDHTDDVVLAEDIPIPISLLNTTDIGKEEVTESLRWLVNGSLHHEDTTPYDHLSIKTAGLELQIEAATTITLEVKVQGNPEIRRVEHHITPVVEDITLPGDMSVLPGTGDLVIGSVARGKEVFDVTQGIPTGEALYAHLSGDSYRAGYTPKTVEGTKTFVATISGSYEEEDGTETSFSRSINVSRSYSYQDIDNYYLYTIDKAHIYNYALKDEKITLYPKNYQVTTSHSPGVILKHPTNRSASVGKVTKGYNFMGKAQSMIDHYVTKDGQITINAKTITVPDPLPPAPKTKPETLYATGQIILSTLANKKDQPSRAELVYQLSYDINSAKPQTHITHISGNPVTVHTPVVCYPTITTQLQDVLTLRPQRNKTQLILGEAFTLSYPATGQHLNIPGYGNRSYEKTTANKQVRFSFDVYTGADDSGTFIPAGIWHDVKLNTNTEATYYLPSHNRETTTGQVQFRSLPINLPSLLAPHNFAYNKDIEAYKAVAEIPVELSGKISNFTITGITDPAWVDHFKQANSTFRAADLPVMTGKNNQQGMADQAVKLGYKIRFSLETNGDMTGNDDILLITPSYNHIDENGTRQPVDLYYETSQGFIKLGSDQDTMTNTMVLNDPARKIQEETIQNTVKVLSAQKRNNGFTEADYLKIFTGQYQKDLAYKDKLLLTEAQKLYIGTSSQSPKELPHTLILEARQKWYGEFYLPSQTVVVPKGLNLSTYTRLKIGEAPFIIKGYIAVNFDIKGYHNIKSLKDLETLEAYNTYKTTDLGNTWEKEGYKTKGAGISLMEGDVVFYHVDRRASGHYR; from the coding sequence ATGATAAAAAGAATTATATCAATTATAAGCTCATTATTATTTAGTATAATTTTTTTTGATGCATCTTCAACAATAGTCGAATCAAGTAATGTTATTGATATATTTAGACCTGCTTTGGGGATTGAAGAGACAATGCAAGAGGCTAACAAAGAATTAGATTTGCTTTTTAAAAGAGATTATTTTTTCTATAGATTCTATGATAGTGAGACAAATACATATGTGGAAATCGATGCCAACGAAGATATATGGCAGGAATACGGTATATTTTCTACAAAGTCACCTTCAGGTAAATATAAGTTCATTAATGAACTGCAGGCCTATCAAGATATCCCTAATAATCAGTGGGAATTCATTGGTTTTAATATTATGCCGGAACCGGTGCCAAATCCTTATTATACTCCAGATAGTGTGCCGAAAACACAGATTATGGGTAGATGGAAATGGGTTCAGAAGCCTGAAGAAGTATATAAAGATGGTAACGCACTGACCGGATACCTTTCAAAATCTTACAAAGATGCCCTCACCCCAACCGACCGAGACGAACTGGCCAATCAGATCATCGCAGCCCTAAAAGTCAAATACGGACCACTCTTTGACGAGGATATGGCAAAGGCAGAAGGTACCGATGTATGGCTTGGTCGTGCCGGTATCATCATACCACCTACCAAGGTTTCAAGAGGGGTTGTCCGCCTGTGGCACAGTAACGGAGATTGGTACACCAGTATCACCCTAAACCCACTTTACCACTTTGTCCCTGACTTTAAGATCCTCTATGATGGTATGGATCATACCGATGATGTGGTTCTAGCAGAAGATATCCCGATACCCATCAGCTTATTAAACACCACAGACATAGGCAAAGAAGAAGTGACTGAGTCCCTAAGATGGTTGGTGAACGGTAGTCTTCATCACGAAGATACCACCCCTTATGATCATCTAAGCATCAAGACAGCAGGTCTGGAACTTCAGATAGAAGCGGCCACCACCATCACCCTAGAAGTCAAAGTACAGGGTAACCCAGAAATACGAAGGGTAGAACATCATATTACACCGGTGGTAGAAGACATCACCCTACCGGGTGACATGAGTGTCCTACCAGGTACAGGTGACTTGGTCATCGGCTCTGTAGCAAGAGGCAAAGAGGTCTTTGATGTAACACAAGGCATCCCAACAGGAGAAGCCTTATATGCCCATCTAAGTGGTGACAGTTATAGAGCCGGTTATACCCCAAAGACCGTAGAAGGCACCAAGACCTTCGTCGCCACCATCAGCGGCAGCTATGAAGAAGAAGACGGAACAGAGACCTCCTTTTCAAGAAGCATCAACGTCAGTAGAAGCTATAGTTATCAGGATATAGACAACTACTACCTCTATACCATTGATAAGGCACATATCTATAACTACGCTCTAAAAGACGAAAAGATCACCTTATATCCCAAAAACTATCAGGTCACCACCAGTCATAGTCCGGGCGTCATCCTAAAGCACCCTACCAACAGAAGTGCTTCTGTAGGAAAAGTCACCAAAGGCTATAACTTTATGGGCAAAGCCCAATCTATGATTGATCACTACGTCACCAAAGACGGACAAATCACCATAAACGCCAAAACCATCACCGTCCCTGACCCCTTACCACCAGCACCAAAAACCAAACCCGAAACCTTATATGCCACAGGTCAGATCATCTTAAGTACCCTAGCCAACAAAAAAGACCAGCCTTCAAGAGCAGAACTGGTCTATCAATTAAGCTACGACATAAACAGTGCAAAGCCACAGACCCATATCACCCATATCTCAGGCAACCCAGTTACCGTACACACACCGGTGGTCTGTTATCCTACCATCACCACCCAGCTACAAGACGTATTGACCCTAAGACCCCAAAGAAACAAAACCCAGCTCATACTGGGAGAAGCCTTCACCCTAAGTTACCCAGCCACAGGACAGCACCTAAATATCCCCGGTTATGGTAACAGAAGCTATGAAAAGACCACCGCAAACAAACAAGTCCGCTTTAGCTTTGATGTCTACACAGGCGCAGATGACAGCGGAACCTTCATACCGGCAGGCATATGGCATGATGTAAAGTTAAACACAAATACAGAAGCCACTTACTATCTGCCCAGTCATAACCGAGAAACCACCACCGGACAGGTCCAATTCAGAAGTTTGCCCATTAACCTGCCAAGTCTTCTAGCCCCTCATAACTTCGCTTACAACAAAGACATAGAGGCCTATAAAGCCGTGGCAGAAATACCCGTAGAACTCTCAGGTAAGATTTCGAACTTCACCATCACAGGCATCACCGATCCGGCTTGGGTAGACCACTTCAAACAAGCAAACAGCACCTTTAGAGCAGCAGATTTACCGGTCATGACCGGTAAAAACAACCAACAAGGTATGGCAGATCAAGCCGTTAAGCTGGGGTACAAGATCCGCTTTAGCCTAGAAACCAACGGTGACATGACCGGTAATGATGATATCCTACTCATCACCCCAAGCTATAATCACATAGATGAAAATGGCACAAGACAGCCGGTGGATCTGTACTATGAAACAAGCCAAGGCTTTATAAAGCTTGGCAGTGACCAAGACACCATGACAAACACCATGGTACTCAACGATCCGGCAAGAAAGATACAAGAAGAAACCATACAAAACACCGTCAAAGTCCTAAGCGCCCAGAAAAGAAACAACGGCTTCACAGAAGCCGACTATCTAAAGATCTTCACCGGTCAGTATCAAAAAGACCTGGCCTATAAAGATAAGTTGCTACTAACAGAAGCCCAAAAGCTTTATATCGGAACCAGTAGTCAGAGCCCTAAAGAACTGCCCCATACCCTTATTCTAGAAGCAAGACAGAAATGGTATGGAGAATTCTATCTACCAAGCCAAACGGTGGTTGTACCAAAGGGACTGAATCTATCCACCTACACACGTCTGAAAATAGGAGAAGCTCCCTTTATAATAAAAGGTTATATCGCTGTGAACTTTGACATAAAAGGCTATCACAACATCAAGAGCTTAAAAGACCTAGAGACCCTAGAGGCCTATAACACCTATAAAACAACAGACCTTGGCAACACCTGGGAAAAAGAAGGGTATAAGACAAAGGGTGCCGGTATCAGCCTTATGGAAGGGGATGTGGTCTTCTACCATGTGGATCGTAGGGCCAGTGGCCATTATCGGTGA
- a CDS encoding cation:proton antiporter, giving the protein MLSYGFFLDLAIILLSTKLFGLLTRRLQMPQVVGALLAGLLLGPTFLNILHETEFIDKMAELGVILLMFTAGMETDVKELKRTGKSSFVIAAFGVIIPLVGGFIAAGIFSDTLTEATKIEMLRNIFIGVVLTATSVSITVETLREMGKLRTPSGTAILGAAIIDDILGIIILTIIMGFASDGVSMMGIFFRIGGFFVFAIISGLVFNKIFAYMTDKYGRKRRVPIYSLILCLMFAYIAEEFFGIADITGAYLAGIIIANLGSHDYVNEKVEITSYMLFSPIFFASIGIKTAIETMNFSILIFALVLLAIAILTKVVGCGIGARIMGYSKEDALRIGVGMVSRGEVALIVASKGMSVGLITEQAFAPLIMVVLVTTLITPILLKMVYRAKVVV; this is encoded by the coding sequence ATGTTATCTTATGGTTTTTTCCTTGATCTAGCCATTATTTTATTGAGCACAAAATTATTTGGTCTTTTAACAAGACGTCTGCAGATGCCCCAAGTGGTGGGTGCATTGCTTGCGGGTTTGCTTCTTGGACCTACTTTTTTAAACATCTTACACGAGACAGAATTTATTGATAAAATGGCCGAGCTTGGTGTAATACTACTTATGTTCACTGCGGGTATGGAAACAGACGTCAAGGAGTTGAAGCGAACAGGCAAGTCGTCTTTTGTGATTGCAGCCTTTGGCGTTATCATTCCTTTAGTTGGTGGGTTCATAGCTGCTGGTATTTTCTCAGATACGCTTACGGAAGCAACTAAGATTGAGATGCTAAGAAATATCTTTATTGGTGTCGTTTTAACAGCCACTTCAGTTAGCATTACAGTTGAGACCCTTAGGGAAATGGGGAAACTAAGGACACCATCAGGTACGGCCATCTTAGGTGCAGCTATTATTGACGATATACTGGGTATTATTATATTGACCATCATCATGGGCTTTGCCAGTGACGGTGTGAGCATGATGGGTATATTTTTTAGAATCGGTGGATTTTTTGTATTTGCCATCATCAGTGGTTTAGTATTCAATAAAATATTTGCCTATATGACGGATAAATATGGTCGTAAACGGCGAGTACCCATATACAGTCTTATACTCTGCTTGATGTTTGCATATATTGCAGAAGAATTCTTTGGTATTGCGGATATTACTGGTGCATATTTGGCAGGTATCATCATAGCCAACTTAGGCAGTCACGATTATGTTAATGAAAAAGTTGAGATTACCTCTTATATGTTGTTTTCTCCCATCTTCTTTGCCAGTATCGGTATAAAGACCGCCATAGAGACCATGAACTTCAGTATACTCATTTTTGCTCTGGTGTTATTGGCCATTGCCATATTAACGAAAGTAGTCGGCTGTGGCATTGGTGCTAGGATTATGGGTTACTCCAAAGAAGATGCCCTGAGGATTGGTGTCGGTATGGTTTCTAGAGGTGAAGTGGCCTTGATTGTGGCCAGTAAAGGTATGTCCGTAGGACTAATTACCGAGCAAGCCTTTGCACCTCTTATAATGGTGGTCTTGGTGACAACCCTAATTACACCAATCTTATTGAAAATGGTGTACAGAGCCAAAGTGGTTGTGTAA
- a CDS encoding metallophosphoesterase family protein: MRTAILSDIHGNDVAFEAIVEDMKQQNINNVIFLGDLVAKGPQPKEVFERMRALKPFVWLKGNTDAWLDDALSDILPTTKKEILLLDYYDYMVHRLEGEDMDHLIGLKKTNHLHIEHYDILCVHGSPLGMEDSMDPFKKAEKLDHQLKYTQEGVVLFGHTHKQLSHRHHIHRLINPGAVGVCNYKNDARAAYAIMDTNIGFNVELRQVKYNLDLVYKVASERAFPNMEDYWNLLTVNEG, translated from the coding sequence ATGCGAACAGCAATTCTTTCGGATATTCATGGTAACGATGTTGCTTTTGAAGCGATTGTAGAAGATATGAAACAACAAAATATCAACAACGTCATTTTCTTAGGCGACTTAGTGGCAAAAGGGCCTCAACCTAAAGAAGTTTTTGAGAGGATGAGAGCACTGAAACCTTTTGTCTGGCTCAAAGGCAACACAGATGCTTGGTTAGACGATGCTTTGAGTGATATATTACCGACAACAAAAAAAGAAATCTTACTTCTTGACTATTATGACTATATGGTACATCGGTTAGAAGGGGAGGATATGGACCATCTTATAGGCCTTAAGAAAACAAACCATCTACATATTGAGCACTATGATATTTTGTGCGTTCACGGCTCACCACTTGGTATGGAGGATAGCATGGATCCTTTTAAAAAGGCAGAAAAGTTGGACCATCAACTTAAGTATACGCAGGAGGGTGTTGTTCTATTTGGTCATACACACAAGCAACTGAGCCATAGGCATCATATCCACCGTTTGATCAATCCAGGTGCGGTTGGTGTTTGTAACTATAAAAATGATGCAAGAGCAGCCTATGCCATCATGGATACCAACATTGGCTTTAATGTTGAGCTCAGACAAGTGAAATATAATCTGGATTTGGTTTATAAAGTTGCATCAGAACGCGCGTTTCCAAACATGGAAGATTATTGGAATCTATTAACGGTGAATGAGGGATAA
- a CDS encoding M14 family zinc carboxypeptidase gives MKYKDDLKRIMTIVLVLFLGVMMKQEVSGTEVTFLELEKGNTYTYDQLHYIAIKLSRAYPQILRYEYLGESFDKRSIFALIMTENESSLEPEVIYVERMHYMVDAGLHAREDINPVLVLKMIEDYAKAYTKNEKIQGVDLREVLGRSVLHFLPVTNPDGFELARQGLAAVKTEQARNALNHIKSTNYSNFKAGMSGVDLNRNFPSPFLNPYLGVFEDQWDTYKDNNLYSSQPASAFYAGPRAGSEPEVVILMDYMLRYDFRNYMSMHSRGEVLFWDNYNMPKNFRDRARALALEIDTFMGYEMGQPKSSVQMTGYASDFVAAKTLKPMITVESLPISTQLPTPQALYYDTYNKVKIIPLLAERVGRRTGYLDYRLYVGDRYVRDFDDLAYAIAHSIQLEGIIVKGEGIPIGYIGDYAMIKEGNVYQLSTYYPKDINEEINEESTEEIAGETTEEVNPDTQVIDEEQPTIERSYYEGYPTVHIKVEEADVVGDVPAILLNGRTMVPLRVVSEAFGANVVWDGADYTVYINKTEAIENQEKIEPMGSTYYKGLKMVNVVVGGRIMNSDVPAIILNGRTMVPLRVIGEVLGADIIWDQSTYTVSLTKQNPSDTTNKP, from the coding sequence ATGAAATACAAGGACGACTTAAAAAGGATTATGACGATCGTACTGGTACTGTTTTTGGGTGTAATGATGAAGCAAGAAGTGAGTGGAACAGAAGTGACGTTTTTAGAACTTGAAAAAGGCAACACGTATACCTATGATCAACTTCATTATATTGCTATAAAACTTAGTAGGGCATACCCACAAATCTTGCGATACGAGTATCTTGGAGAATCCTTTGACAAACGTTCAATATTTGCCTTAATTATGACGGAGAATGAATCATCTTTGGAACCGGAAGTAATCTATGTAGAGCGTATGCATTATATGGTTGATGCAGGGTTACATGCAAGAGAAGATATCAATCCGGTATTGGTATTGAAGATGATTGAAGACTATGCTAAAGCCTATACAAAAAATGAAAAGATTCAAGGTGTAGATCTTAGAGAGGTACTTGGGCGCAGTGTGCTTCATTTCTTACCTGTGACGAATCCAGATGGATTTGAACTGGCAAGGCAAGGGCTTGCAGCAGTAAAAACAGAACAAGCAAGAAATGCTTTGAACCATATAAAAAGTACAAATTATAGCAACTTTAAGGCGGGTATGTCCGGTGTTGATTTGAATCGTAATTTTCCGTCACCGTTTCTGAATCCGTACTTAGGTGTTTTTGAGGATCAGTGGGATACATACAAGGATAATAATCTATATAGTAGCCAACCGGCCAGTGCCTTCTACGCCGGTCCAAGAGCGGGGAGTGAACCGGAAGTTGTTATTCTAATGGATTATATGCTTAGGTATGATTTTAGGAATTATATGAGTATGCATTCAAGAGGAGAAGTACTTTTTTGGGATAATTATAATATGCCTAAAAACTTTAGGGATAGAGCCAGGGCTTTGGCTCTGGAGATTGATACTTTTATGGGTTATGAGATGGGACAACCAAAATCTTCTGTACAGATGACCGGTTATGCATCTGATTTTGTTGCAGCTAAGACATTAAAGCCTATGATCACTGTTGAGTCACTACCCATCTCAACCCAATTGCCGACGCCACAAGCACTCTATTATGACACTTATAATAAGGTTAAGATTATACCGCTACTGGCAGAACGGGTGGGGCGAAGAACCGGCTATTTGGATTACAGATTATATGTAGGTGACCGTTATGTAAGGGATTTTGATGACCTTGCCTATGCCATTGCTCATAGTATTCAATTAGAAGGTATTATTGTTAAAGGTGAGGGAATTCCGATTGGATATATCGGTGATTATGCTATGATTAAAGAAGGCAATGTATATCAGTTAAGTACCTATTACCCGAAAGATATAAATGAAGAAATAAATGAAGAATCTACAGAAGAAATAGCAGGTGAGACCACTGAAGAAGTGAATCCGGATACACAAGTCATAGATGAAGAACAACCGACGATAGAGCGTAGCTATTATGAAGGTTACCCTACCGTACATATCAAGGTAGAGGAGGCGGATGTGGTAGGGGATGTGCCTGCCATATTGCTAAACGGTCGAACCATGGTGCCCCTTAGAGTCGTTAGTGAAGCCTTCGGCGCTAATGTTGTATGGGACGGTGCTGATTATACAGTCTATATTAATAAGACCGAAGCAATAGAGAATCAAGAAAAAATCGAACCTATGGGTTCCACCTATTACAAAGGCTTGAAAATGGTCAATGTTGTTGTGGGTGGTCGTATAATGAACAGCGATGTACCGGCCATCATCTTAAATGGTCGAACCATGGTACCTCTTAGAGTCATTGGAGAAGTCCTTGGTGCTGATATAATATGGGATCAAAGTACATATACAGTAAGTCTTACAAAACAGAATCCAAGTGATACCACGAATAAACCTTAA